One region of Dysidea avara chromosome 1, odDysAvar1.4, whole genome shotgun sequence genomic DNA includes:
- the LOC136249026 gene encoding uncharacterized protein has product MAEFKNCSSLPKNYYPPLSNDNVVALRDLHEQLQRKQDLITALDAKILEATKGDDEILAEVLQAEETTSSISSAKTRIISRLKSTTSTEATATSSKLDLPQFSGSPLNWQPFWDCFQAAVDTNRSLTGVQKLSYLRAQVRGEASRIIAGFQLTNASYADSVQLLKDRFGQPYKQIDAHMQALIDLPGPTNSLSSTREFCDATESHIRSLSALGKTEDTYGSLLVPLILGKLPGKIK; this is encoded by the exons ATGGCGGAGTTCAA AAACTGCAGCAGTCTGCCGAAGAACTACTATCCACCCCTCAGCAACGACAACGTGGTTGCTCTAAGAGATTTACATGAACAACTTCAGCGTAAGCAAGACCTTATTACAGCGTTAGATGCAAAGATTCTAGAAGCCACTAAAGGTGATGATGAAATCTTAGCTGAAGTCTTACAAGCTGAAGAAACAACCTCTTCTATATCAAGTGCTAAGACAAGGATAATCAGCCGTCTGAAATCTACAACTTCAACAGAAGCAACCGCTACTTCCAGCAAA CTGGACCTTCCACAATTCTCAGGCAGTCCCCTCAACTGGCAGCCCTTTTGGGATTGCTTCCAAGCTGCAGTGGACACAAACAGATCACTAACAGGAGTACAGAAACTAAGCTACCTACGTGCTCAAGTTCGGGGAGAAGCATCAAGAATTATAGCTGGATTTCAGCTCACCAATGCTAGTTATGCTGACTCTGTTCAACTGTTAAAGGACCGCTTTGGCCAACCCTATAAGCAAATAGATGCCCACATGCAGGCACTCATCGATCTTCCTGGCCCGACCAATTCACTTTCTAGTACTCGTGAATTCTGTGATGCTACTGAGAGCCATATCCGCAGTCTTTCAGCACTTGGCAAGACAGAAGATACTTATGGCAGTTTATTGGTCCCCTTAATCTTAGGCAAGCTTCCAGGGAAGATTAAGTAG